One segment of Prionailurus bengalensis isolate Pbe53 chromosome D4, Fcat_Pben_1.1_paternal_pri, whole genome shotgun sequence DNA contains the following:
- the LOC122474269 gene encoding olfactory receptor 13C7-like isoform X1 yields MEHIKLNTSPVVGFILLGLSAHPRLEKTFFVLILLMYLVILLGNGVLILVTILDSHLHTPMYFFLGNLSFLDICYTTSSVPLILDSFLTPRKTISFSACFGQMFLSFAMGATECVLLGMMAFDRYVAICNPLRYSMVMNKAIYIPMAAGSWAAGITNSVVQTSQAMRLPFCGDNVINHFTCEILAVLKLACADISMNVISMVVANVIFLGVPVLFIFVSYVFIIATILRIPSAEGKKKAFSTCSAHLTVVVVFYGTILFMYGKPKSKDPLGEDKQDLSDKLTSLFYGVVTPMLNPIIYSLRNKDVKAAVKNLVHQ; encoded by the exons ATGGAGCACATAAAACTGAAT ACCTCCCCTGTGGTGGGGTTCATTCTCCTGGGACTCTCAGCCCATCCAAGGCTGGAGAAAACATTCTTTGTGCTCATTCTACTGATGTACCTGGTGATCCTGCTGGGCAATGGGGTCCTCATCCTGGTGACCATCCTTGACTCCCACCTGCAcacacccatgtacttcttcctggggAACCTCTCCTTCCTGGACATCTGCTACACaacctcctctgtccccctcattCTCGACAGCTTCCTGACCCCCAGGAAAACCATCTCTTTCTCAGCCTGTTTTGGGCAGATGTTTCTCTCCTTTGCCATGGGAGCTACAGAGTGTGTGCTTCTGGGCATGATGGCATTTgatcgctatgtggccatctgtaaCCCCCTGAGATACTCTATGGTCATGAACAAGGCTATATACATACCCATGGCTGCTGGCTCCTGGGCAGCTGGTATCACCAACTCTGTAGTTCAGACATCCCAGGCTATGAGGCTGCCCTTCTGTGGGGACAATGTCATCAATCACTTCACCTGTGAGATCCTGGCTGTCCTGAAGTTGGCCTGTGCTGACATTTCTATGAATGTGATCAGCATGGTTGTGGCTAATGTGATTTTCCTGGGGGTCCCAGTTCTGTTCATTTTTGTCTCTTATGTATTCATCATTGCTACCATCCTGAGGATCCCCTCAgctgaggggaagaaaaaggccttctccacctgctctGCCCACCTCACAGTTGTGGTCGTCTTCTATGGAACCATCCTCTTCATGTATGGGAAGCCTAAATCCAAGGACCCCCTGGGGGAAGATAAGCAGGACCTTTCAGATAAGCTCACCTCCCTTTTCTATGGGGTGGTGACCCCCATGCTCAACCCCATCATCTACAGCCTAAGGAACAAGGATGTGAAGGCTGCCGTGAAGAACCTGGTACATCAATAA
- the LOC122474269 gene encoding olfactory receptor 13C7-like isoform X2: MDRFNQTSPVVGFILLGLSAHPRLEKTFFVLILLMYLVILLGNGVLILVTILDSHLHTPMYFFLGNLSFLDICYTTSSVPLILDSFLTPRKTISFSACFGQMFLSFAMGATECVLLGMMAFDRYVAICNPLRYSMVMNKAIYIPMAAGSWAAGITNSVVQTSQAMRLPFCGDNVINHFTCEILAVLKLACADISMNVISMVVANVIFLGVPVLFIFVSYVFIIATILRIPSAEGKKKAFSTCSAHLTVVVVFYGTILFMYGKPKSKDPLGEDKQDLSDKLTSLFYGVVTPMLNPIIYSLRNKDVKAAVKNLVHQ; encoded by the coding sequence ATGGACAGGTTCAATCAGACCTCCCCTGTGGTGGGGTTCATTCTCCTGGGACTCTCAGCCCATCCAAGGCTGGAGAAAACATTCTTTGTGCTCATTCTACTGATGTACCTGGTGATCCTGCTGGGCAATGGGGTCCTCATCCTGGTGACCATCCTTGACTCCCACCTGCAcacacccatgtacttcttcctggggAACCTCTCCTTCCTGGACATCTGCTACACaacctcctctgtccccctcattCTCGACAGCTTCCTGACCCCCAGGAAAACCATCTCTTTCTCAGCCTGTTTTGGGCAGATGTTTCTCTCCTTTGCCATGGGAGCTACAGAGTGTGTGCTTCTGGGCATGATGGCATTTgatcgctatgtggccatctgtaaCCCCCTGAGATACTCTATGGTCATGAACAAGGCTATATACATACCCATGGCTGCTGGCTCCTGGGCAGCTGGTATCACCAACTCTGTAGTTCAGACATCCCAGGCTATGAGGCTGCCCTTCTGTGGGGACAATGTCATCAATCACTTCACCTGTGAGATCCTGGCTGTCCTGAAGTTGGCCTGTGCTGACATTTCTATGAATGTGATCAGCATGGTTGTGGCTAATGTGATTTTCCTGGGGGTCCCAGTTCTGTTCATTTTTGTCTCTTATGTATTCATCATTGCTACCATCCTGAGGATCCCCTCAgctgaggggaagaaaaaggccttctccacctgctctGCCCACCTCACAGTTGTGGTCGTCTTCTATGGAACCATCCTCTTCATGTATGGGAAGCCTAAATCCAAGGACCCCCTGGGGGAAGATAAGCAGGACCTTTCAGATAAGCTCACCTCCCTTTTCTATGGGGTGGTGACCCCCATGCTCAACCCCATCATCTACAGCCTAAGGAACAAGGATGTGAAGGCTGCCGTGAAGAACCTGGTACATCAATAA